One Helicobacter suis HS1 genomic window, ACATAGCTATCTACGCTACCATTGAACACACTTGAGGAAAAATTAGGAAATATCCTTTTTAATGTAATCACTCTTTATGTCTATCTCCTTCATGCCTTTTTGGAATTTTTGATGAAGTTTTCAGTCGTAGAAATTTGGCGGTTTGGAGCGTATAAGGTCTTTTTTAACCAATACTGAGTTTGGCAATCTTTTCATCGTTGTTTAAAAATAAATGCGCGATGTGGCAAATTTTTATACTTTCTTGTGATTGGAGACTAATCCCCAAATTACTTAAATCTAATTTGTACCCACACTTAATTTCTAGTCCATTATCTAGACAATAGTGGGCAATGTCATCAACGAGATTGACAAAATCTTCTGTCAATTTATCTTGTGGCATGAGCAAATTGTAACCATTCAATCTTACAGTGCGTAAAAGACCTAGAAGAGCAATTAAAGAATTGCCTAAATGATTTAGGCTTTCATCATCTCCACTTTTTAGTTTCTTAAATCTCTGTTCCATGTCTTTTAAAGTATCCTCTAAAAGCTTTTGACAAATTCTTGTTTTAAGAGTTTGTAAAAATCCTCCACATGCCATAGGGCTACTTGTATTACAAATGTTTGCAAGTATGATGGTTCTAAACTCAATGTATATTCTAAAATCTCCTGTGATTGCGTGCTGGCTAGGTAGTAGCCTAAGAATTTAAAGTTATGATTCTTAGTGTTAAAAACTTCTTTAACGTAAGGGGTGAGTGAATCTTGTTTTTCAGAGCTTAGTAAATGCCCTAGGGGAGCAACGCATTTTATCCATTCTTTTTTGGGTACATTTGACTGAGGTTTATCTAAGAGTACATGGAGACAGATTAGTTCTTGCAATTCTTTAGGAACCTGATCTAATGGGCGTTTGTTTTTAAAAATAGATGACAAACTATCTCCTAATTTTTTAAAGTAATTTTCAAAAGTTTCTATGTGGTGGATGCGTTGTCCCTCTTTAGTGGTGTGTTCTGCGACTACGGCATTATTGTTTTTTGTGATTTTGACCTGAGCCATTAGAGAGGTGCTTGGCTCTAACATTTCCGCATTACATTGGGGAAAATATTCTATTCGTCCACCTTGTTTAAAACCATACCAAAGACGGACTTCAGAAGGATTATGTGAGGGGCATCTTAAGTCTATGTAGCAATCGCCTGTCCTATTTACCCCCCTCTTTTGTGGCACATGTACTAACTCATATTTAAGAAAATTGGTGGCCTTTTTAACCAACCACTCTTCTAGCTGTTGCGTTTGAGGGAACTTGGGATATACCTCTTTGTTAAAGCATTTTTCTTTAATCTCAGCGGTGATGCTAAGGTCAGGATTTTTTATAGAGATAAAGCGGATATCGTAGGGGGTTTCATCTTCATAGCGGTATTCTAGCTCCACTTTGCATTTAAAACTCTTTGGCAGAAATCCCACTCGTCTTTAGCGGGTGGGATGAATGCCACTAATTTGTGGTATAATGTCCCCATACATTCGTATCTACGGCAGGAAGTGTCGGAAGTTACGCCTTTGGAGATATGATGTGTGAGACCTGTAGGGAATGCGTTGGAGCTCAAACTCTGTAAAATCCCTACTATAGGGACACAGAGTGAGAACCAAACTCTCCCTACGGGCAACATCAGCCTAGGAAGCCCAAATGTCTTTAGCATTTGGGCACTTCACTGTCTTGATCTTGAGGTTGAGTTCTTAGGCGGAGTTGGTAGGGACTTGCTTTGTCAGCAATATTTAAGTTAAAAATATATGTGTCCGTGTATGGCTCTAGTGTGAAGGATTCTTTAATGCTAATAAGACTTCCTTCCAATTCACTAGACTCATCTACTAGTGTGAAGTTTTTAAAATACTTCCCATCAAAAAACTCAATAGAGAGATTAGGCAAGTGATCTCTGTAGAAGGATTTACCAGCCTCTATCAGTGTAAGCGCAGCTTGCATATTTTCTAAAAGTTCTTTAGGTTCTAGCGGGTGGATGCGCAAAATCTTATTTTTAAAAATTTTGGTGTATTTACTGTAAGACTCTTCTAATGCTTCTAATGCTTCTTTGTCTGTTTTATTGCCAATATCTAGCGTGGGGTAGCGCACAAATCTTTTTAAGCCCTCAGGGGTAGTCTCTACTAACAAGGGTGTAACCCAAAAGTCTGAGGATTCTTTAATAAAAAGGGTATCGCCCGGTTGGGATATTTCTAAATATTTAAAAGCACTAACCACGCTTTTAGGCAAACTCCTAGAGGCGTAAAAATGTGCAGCAATGGCTGCTTTTAGGGGTCTAAAATCTAGGAGATCTACATGATCTGGAATCAAATAATTTAAACTAGCAAATTTAAAGCGTTCTTTAAAATCCTGTAAAAATGCCTTGAAGGCCTCTAGGCTCTGACCCTTGCAATCCTTTAAAGCTCTAGGCAAGGTGAAACACCCACCCGGATTTAAAATCCTAGCATTGTTGGCGTTGATCCATATACTATTGAGATTTTGTTTAGTGAGTGGGGGTAAGGTTCTAAACTTACCGTCTAAGAGCGCAGGTGGGCTGTCTTGAAAGAGGTCTATGCAAATAGATTTTTTGGGTTCTCTTGGATGGAAAGCAGTCCTTTTGCAGTCCAAAATACCAAGTTCTTTTAAAGTCTGTAGCGCTGTTTTTCTAATATTCTCAAAAGAATGGAGGTTAGCAGTGGGTAAGCTCCAATCCAAAAGACAATCAGCTGGATCAAAGTTGTTTATATTTAAGGCGCAGGGCAAGATTTTAACATCACTAAAAAAATGCAAGATCATCAGCATTTCTAGGTTCAAAAGATTCTTTAAAGAGAGCTTTGGGAGTTCTAGCGGGCGGTTAAGTTGTTGGTGTGCCTTAAAAATTTTGCTGTAGTGGGGGTGGTGTAAGAGAATGTTATTGGGTGTAATGTGCCGGTTTTCTTGAATTTGGCTTGCCTCTTGACTTCTTAGCCAATGGCGTATTTTGGCAAAGAGAGGGGCAAACTCTTTTAAATCTTGACGCAAGGAGGCGATACGCAAAACCTGTTTAACAAAGCGTTTCAAAAGCTTGTTTTCTGTAGTGTCCACCTCTTGGTATCTTTGCACAGCTAGGATTTTATTATCTTTCAACCTGTCTTTTATGGTGTAGCCGGGTTGTTTAGCAAGCCACAGCGCACAGCGCACATCAAATTCTTTTGCTAAAGAGATAGGTTTTTTAATGTGGGTGCGCTTGGTGTTGGTGTGGGGGGTAGTGAGTAAAATCTCTAGGGGTTTTTTGACATAACACAAGAGATAATAAAAGTCATCTTTGTAGATGGCCTGTGTGTAAGAAAAGTCTAATAAATTTTCTAAAAAGCTAAAAAGATCGGGGGTTTTGAATTTACCCGTACTCAAGTCAAACCCGCTGTTTTGGCGTAACCAACTGAGGATTTTTAAACGCTCTATGTTTTCTGGTAAATACAATTCTTTAATTAACATTTTTAGGCAGTAAAATTTCCCATTCTGCATTACTTAGGTAGTCTGCGCTATTCCAAATAAATTGGCGATAATCATTCTTGATAGCGTTTTCAAAATCTGCTCCCAAATCTAGCCCTTCATATTCTAATAAATTCTTAATAGCGTTCAAAGTGGTTGTTCCGGTGTCCTCCATTTCTAACCCACGCAATTTAGGCACAATCTTTTGCACTACTTGTTCTTCAAAGGCAAATCTTAAAGCCAAATTGCGTCTACTATCCTCGTTTTGATACTGTAAAACTAGAGGGTGGGAGCGCATGTAAAATTCTATACCCTGCCACACCCGATGCCCAATTGCCCGCCCGGTTTTTGTCAACTCTTTGTTGATCTTGTTTGCAAGCTCTTTATAGCGCTCCAAATCCCCCTCAAAGCGTTCTTTTTGCCATTTTTTCCAAATTTCTTTAGGGAGATATTTAAAAGTGTAGGGGTTTTTTTGGTTTTCTTGTTGGAGTTTTAGCCCTTGTAATTTTCTTGGTTTTGGGAAGTTTAAACAAAAAGCTCGATCCAAAACTTTATCTGAGAGTGCTTTTGTACTCTCATCCTCATTCATTGTCCCCACCCATAATAAATTATCCCCCAGAGGGCGTTCCCAAAAAATACCAGTACCAAGCTTAATCCCGATATTAACTACACCTGTGCCCGTGCGCTTCTGCTCTAACTTGCTTAAAAACTCCGCAAAATATTGCTCAATGTGCGCCAAATTCATCTCATCAAGCAAAATCAAGTTCATCCCCTCTTGAAGGCCAAATTTTTGTTCATCCTTACTATAAGTGGTCTGCACAAAAAAGCGCAAAATTTCTGTAGAGTCGAATTTATCCTCTACCATGTTGAAATACCCCATCATCGATTCGGGGCTGTCCCAAGTAGGCTGGACAGGCTGGGCTAAGAAGTTAAAGCCTCCAAAATAAGCGTAGAGTTTAGGTAATTCAGATTTACCCGTACCAGAGACTCCCAAGAGTACACTAAGAGGAGAGTAGATGGCGGATTTTAAGGCGGTGTGGAAAGCATAAAGAAGGCGGGTAGGATAGATAATGCCTAAATTTGCAATCCCGGTTTGGATATGGGTTAGGTACTCTATTTCGTTGGCGGGTTCTAGCTTTTCGTGATTGAGGTTTGGGTGGGTGTGCTTTTCAATTTGATCTAGCACGCTGTTAATGCGCCCCTCTGTTTGCTTAGCCGTGCTTTCATACTGAGAGAGCAAGTTAGCGATTTTTTCATCTTTTGCCAAAATTTCTTGATCTAAAATATCCACTTCTCGCTCTAGTCTCTTTTTGTCCTCCTCCAAACGCTTAAGTTCACTCTTTGTACTCTCAAGATCCCCGGCGTTGTCTCTAAGCGTCTTATTTTCTGCTTGGAGATCCTTAAGAGTGTTGTTTTCTTCCTCTGTAAGTCCCTCATAACGCAATTCAAGATCGTTATGTTCCTCTTGTTTCTTTTCTAAATCCTGCCTCAATCTTTCATTTTCTTTTTCCAAACTCTCTAATTGTTTGTAGCGTTCCTCTTGCTGGCATCGGCGCAATTTATCTTTGAGTTCATAAACTTCGCTTATTTCATCGCTCCAACGCTTAATAAGCTTCTCTTGTTCCTCAATTCGTCCTTTATATGATTCAATCTCACCTCTTACATATTCTCTTGCCTCATCTTGCTTTTCAGCTTCAATCTTATCTAGGGCTTGTTCTCTAGTCTTTATTTCTTGTTCTTTGAGCTTGAGTTTTGGTTCTTTTATGAGGATTTGGGTTTGTTGCTCTAATCCCTTTTGTAATTCCTCTTCAATTACCTTTTTGCGCTCGTCAAGATACAGCCTCAACTCTTGCTCTGCATCTGTTTTATATTGTGCCTTATATCTTTCCTCATTTTGCAAAAACTCTTTAAAATCTTGGAACTTTTGGGTTTCTTTACGAAGTTCTTGTTCTTTCCGGGAAATAACCTTTTCTCTTTCCTCTAGGGCATTTTCTCTGGCCTGCACTGCGACAAGATCATCTCCTTTAGCCTTCAATTCCTGCATGGCTTTATTGATGTTCTCATTAAGGTTTTGCAAGATTTGATCGTACTGTGTTTTTAAATCCTGCATACTCTTTGTACTTTGTTGTTCTAACTCCCTTTGAAATTCCTCCTCAAACTCTTTTTTGCGCTTGCTAAGATACAGCCTTGATTCTCGCTCTGCATCTGTTTTGCATTTTGCCCTGTAGTTTTCGTTCTCTTGCAAAAACTCTTCAAAGTCTTGGAATTCTTGGGTTTTTTTAAGAAGTTCTTGTTCTTTCTGGAAAATAACCTTTTCTTTTTCCTCTAGGGCATTTTTTCTGGTTTGTACTGCGTCAGACGCAACTTATTTAGCTTTTTCTAGCCTTTCTATCAGTTCTGCCTTTTTTTGTTCAAACTCCACTTCAAGTTCCGTTTCTCTTTGTTTGAGCTTCGCTTCAAGTTCCGCCTCTTTCTTTTTAAGTTTTTCAAACTCTTTTTCAAGTTCTGCCTTTTTTTGTTCCAACTCTGCTTCTGTCATGCCATTTCTCCAACTAAATTTTTAAGATAATTTAAGGCTTTTTGTGCCAAATCCGTTAAATCCTTAGGGCTTAGACGAGCTAGGGCGGGATTAATCTCATTGCCATGCCCTCTATAATCTACAAGATTGTTGATAAGCTCTATTTCCTCTTGTGTGGGTTTTGCATAACTTAAAAACACTAAGAAATGCGCCCCTAAACTTGCTAAAAGGCCGGAAAAAGCCTTTGTCAAATAATCTTGCCTCACCTCTTGTAAAGCCTTGCATCCGGTAGGTAATTTAGCGGTGAGTGTGGCTTTAGGGTGTTCTTTGATAGGACTATTTTCTCCATTTAGTTTTCTAAAAACCCTTTCAAAAAGCTTATAAAGGGTATCTATGACTTCTTTATGCGCCACACCCTGATAGCTTTGCATGTCTGCACTTAGGTAAAAATACACATCTACAAGTTCATTTTTAGCCCCCTTTTCCAAGCAATCCCACAGCTGGCCAAATTGGTTACGTGCCTCAATGGCGGCCGTTTTTTAGTAATCTTTTGTGTCATGGATTTCTGGTACATCTTTTCTAGGGTTGTCTAAAAACACTTCCACTAGAGTATAAACTTGATCCCTCCACTCCGTGATTTTGGCAGGATCTAAGGTTTTAAGGCGATCATCTTGCTCTGCTTTACCCCCATGGCTTGTCAGATTTCTGTAGGAATTTAGGTCCTTAAGGCTATGGATAAAGTGAGGGTATTTGCCAGCCACTTAAATATAATTGGATATTTAACCCTTCTTTGCCATGAAGCCAAGAAAGCACCTCTCCTAACTCAAACCCCATTTTTTGGGCGTTTTGCTCCACTATTTCCATATGGATATCTCCTTGCACTTTTGCAAAATCCTTTAATATGTTCTCACACAGATTAAACAAATCTGCACAGACTATTTTTTGATTCCTGCTCAATTTACTTTCAATGTTTTTAAGGGTGTTGTCGTATTTTGTGGGCTTTACAAAAGGGGTTTCTTGGATTTGTTTATGGGCTTTGCCCTCCGTTTTATATTTGTTGCGTAGGTCTTTTTGCAAATCATAAGGGGCATTCTTTTCAAAACTTTGATACAGCACATAAGAAGACCCCCCAAACCCATCGCTTATGTTAAACTCTCCATTAGAAAGCACACCAAGCTTGCAATGCAAATAAATGGGTTCTCTACCTGAAACCTCCTCAGGTTCGCCATTTAAGCGTTCTTGTGGGTGGTTTTCATTATGACGCCTAAGGGCTTTTTTAAGCTGTATGAGTGTTGGATCGCGTGGTTTTTCTTGAGGTCTGTCTATAAAATAAGCCTTTACTTTCTCTTGCCCTGATTTAAAAAAGACTTGTTTACCTATGTGGCTATGCAAAATTGTTTGTGGCTCTGCGGCAAAGACTTTCCCTAAAACCTTTCCACTTAAAGAATCTTGTAAAAAATAGACCAGTTTCCCCTCTAGCTCTTCTGTCCTTTCCAAACCCGGGTTGTTTTGGGTGATCTTTTCTAGGATTTTGGGCAATATTTCGCTTAAATCAAGCCCATTGCCCACTAAACCCAGCATTTTTGCCAATTCATTATCAGAGACTTTAGCCTCCTCTTTTAACTTCAAGGCAGTGCGCTCTACAAGGTTTAAAGCAAAGCTGTTACTCCACACCCTTAGCCACACGGGGTAAAGATAACAAGGCATCAAAATGTCTTGATTGTCTTTATTATCTTTTAAATCTGTTGGGCTACTTAGAATTTTCATAAATCTTGCCCTCCTGTTTGCACAACTCTATAAAAGCATGGATTCCGGGGGCTTGCTCCTTTGTTTTGGGTTTGTCAAAAAAATTAAAATCCCCCACCATAATCAACGCCTTTTTTTGGCGACTCATCGCCACACAAAGGCGGTGTGGGTCCTTGAGAAACTCATTAAAGTAAGAGCGCACCATAGAGAGAATTACAATGTCAAATTCCTTGCCTTGAAAAGCATCAATCGTACCTACACGCAACTTCTCACAACTCTTTAAAGTGTTAAAATCTTCTAACTTTTCAAACTCTCTACGCAGGGCTTGCTCTTGCGCCTTATAAAAGGTGATGACCCCATAACTTAGATTGGGGGCTTGTTGGTAAAACCCTTTATACAGCTCTAAAATGCGCTTTGCTTCTGTTTTACACATCCACGAAGTCCCCACTCTCTCCTGCGATCCACGCACATCCACCCAAGCACAAGGTTTGCCCTCTATAAGGGGTGTTTAAAATGGGTGGCATCTAGGGGGGACTTGTAGCCCTCTTTATAGGGCTCATAAAACACTCTACTTACCAACTGTGCTAAACTTGGATGGGTTCTATATTGCTGATCTAAAGTGATTTGGCGCTCTTTGCGATCAATAGCTTCTAACTCTTTTGCCCTCTCTTTTAATTTACCAAAAGTGCTGCTTTTAATCTGATCTTCTATCTCTGCTCTTGCCTCCTCATCTTTTCCATTCTTAATTTTGTCTAAGATTTTATCCTCAATGATAGGGGGTAACTGGCGGTGATCTCCAACCAAGATGATGCGTTTTGTGGCACGCACCATCACTAAGAGCAAATCTAAAGGGAGGATCTTAGCCGCCTCATCTACAATCACCGTATCAAAGCAACACCGATCCTCTTTGTCGTTAAAAGCTAGTGTGGCTTTTGCATTAAGGGCTTTCTCCACTTGTCCGGTGGTACTGGCAAAGACAAAACTATAATCGGTGAGAAAAGAACGCATATTTATGTCAGGTTTAAGGTTTTGGACATACTCCAAGAGGATTTGGCTGATTTTATCAGTAAGGGTGAGACTTTTGAGTTTATCCAAAAGGGTGTTGGCAAAATCTATCACATCTTCATTGCACTTTGCCCTAGAAAAATGCGGTTTAGGGGTGCACCGCTCAAGCAAGCGTTGGCGCAATGCTTGGAGTTCTTTGAAGTCCGGCTGTGTGGCTTGTAAAAGTTCTTTTTCTTTCTTGTTTAACACCTCTTTAAAGGGGCTATATAAAAACTCTTGATGGCGCACCAAACCATCATCATAAAAACTTTCTTGCAAAGTGCGTATGGCATAAATGGGGGCTAATTGGCCGATGTCATGGGGTTTAGGGCTAAATTGTGTTTTTAAACCCTCCCATTTGTCTTGTAATTTTGCATCTAAATCAAGCACAAAGCGGCACTCCTGCCCTACCCACTCCAAGAAAGCCAAAGTGCTCAGGGGAGCTTTCTTGTACTGATTTAAAGCCTTTTCTAGGTTGTAAATCAACTCTTTTTGGCTAAAGTCTTGGATTTGAGCTTTAGCGTTGTTGGCAATCTTTTCTAAAAATTCCTTTTCCAAAAATTCCTGTAGGGCATGATCACCTCTATCATCTTCTTTGCCTTGCTTCTCTCCAAATTTCTGGGTGGGTAAGCTCCCTATATTGATACGCCCCTGCACATTCTCTGTAGCATCGTGTCCATGCGCACACACCAAAACTAACCCTTTTAAATCCTGTGTGGATGCTTCCTCGTAAAGCCGCTCACAAATGGCATTGATCACTGTAGTTTTACCCGTGCCAGGAGGTCCTTGAATGATGGCAATGTCTGGAGTATTGAGCGCGATTTTAATGGCTTTTTCTTGGACTTCTGTTGGGGGATTTTTAAAGATTTTGTCTTTGACTTTTTGGGTTAGAGCCAAAAAGTGTTTTGATCTTGTAATCCCTTATCCTCCTTTGTCATAAACTCTAAAACTGCCTGTCTATCCTCTAAGTTTACCAACCACGCCGTAAAGCCCCTAGCTTTAGCTATGGGGATATAAGGTGCATGCTCTTTAGAGCATAATAAAGAATAGCTACTTTAAGGTATTAGTTAATATAATCTTGTATAATACTTTGTATGAAAGCCACTATCCAATACAAAAGTAATAATAATATTGTCTATTCTTGCAAATACCACATTGTATGGTGTCCTAAATAATATAGACGAAAAGTCCTTGTAGATCAGGTAGAAGTAAGGTTAAAACAAATCATTTTGGAAGTGGCGCAAGAGCTAGAAGTAGAGATTTTGGAGATGGAAACAGATAAGGATCATATCCATATTTTGGCAGAAGTTGATCCTAGCTTTGGGGTGATGAAGTTTATTAGGACGGCTAAGGGCAGGAGTAGTCGGCTTTTAAGACAAGAGTTTGCACATTTGAGAACAAGACTACCTACACTATGGACAAACTCTTGTTTTATTTCTTCTGTGGGGGGTGCGCCTTTGGAAGTGATCAAGCAATACATCGCCAACCAGCAAAACTCTGAAAGACCCAAGCAAAAAAACAAGTGGAAAGACTATGTTAATCGCCTACAAGCAGAAACTCTACAGCACAAGCAGAAATAAGCATATAAGCAAACTTCTGCGCCTTTATGGCATTTGCTACAATCATTGTATCGCTTTGCATAAGCGGTATTTTAGACTTTTTAAAAAGCATTTAAAGCTTTATACCTTGCAAAAGCATATCACTAAACTAAAGAGAACAGCACGCTTTGCTTTTTTGAAAACTCTAGGCTCTCAAACCTTGCAAGAGCTAGTAGGGAGGATAGACAAGGTTTATAAAAGATTTTTTAAGAAACAAGGTAGACCACCACGATTTAAAAAGGTGGCTTTATACCAAATCTTTCACATTTAAGGGGGGAACAGGTTATAAAATCCAAAACAACATTATCTCTTTTAATGGCTATCGCTTTAAGTTTGTCAAAACCTACGACCTTGCAGGCAAACCCAAGACCTTAACCATTAAAAGAGATAATCTAGGCGATTATTTCTTGTGCTTGGTGTGCGAAACAGAGGATAACCTTAAGCCCGCAGGCGGTAACAGCGTGGGGCTTGACTTTGGGTTAAAAACTTTTCTCACATGCTCTAATGGCACACAAATCCCATCGCCTTTATTTTTCTCTAAATTCTTGCCTTTGATCCGTGCTTGCTCTCGCTCCCTATCCAAAAAGAAAAGAGGCAGTCATAACCGCCTAAAGGCTAGGCTAAAACTTGCTAGATTGCACCGCAAAGTCCAAAATCTTAGAAAAGACTTTTTCTACAAGATTGCTAATAGCCTAGCCAAACAATACGCCACTATTTTCATTGAAGATTTGAACCTGAAGGGTATGGTTAAACTTTGGGGGCGCAAGATTAATGATTTGGCTTTTGGTGAGTTTGTGGCTATCTTGGAGAGAAAAACCCAAGTGGTTAAGATTGATAGATTCTATCCCAGCTCTAAAACTTGTTCTAGCTGTGGGGAGGTTAAAGAGGACTTGAGCCTCAAAGATAGAATCTTTAATTGCCCCTCTTGTGGGTTTTCTTTGGATAGAGATTTAAACGCAAGCATTAATATTCATAGAGTGGGGGCATCCACTCTTGGAGGAGAAGCTGTAAGACCCGCCTAGCGGGCAAGCTTTGATGATCCCAGAATCCCCTAGCTTTAGCTATGGGGAGTATGTCAACTTGTAAAGTTCCTCCAACTCGTTAGGGATTTTCTTATACAGGCGCAACAAATCTCCCTCTTTTAAGTTTTGCGTGTTCTCTAGGGTAATCTTTACTTTTCCAGCCCCTGTGCGTTCTATTTCTTTGATCTCTTGGCAGTGAAAGGAGCGTACTTTCTCTAAAACATCGTTGTAATCAGCAACTAAATAATCTTCCCATACCTTTAAATAGTTGCCGGTATCTTGATTGGCTAAAAGTTGCTTGCGAATCACCTGTG contains:
- a CDS encoding C-terminal helicase domain-containing protein — protein: MCKTEAKRILELYKGFYQQAPNLSYGVITFYKAQEQALRREFEKLEDFNTLKSCEKLRVGTIDAFQGKEFDIVILSMVRSYFNEFLKDPHRLCVAMSRQKKALIMVGDFNFFDKPKTKEQAPGIHAFIELCKQEGKIYENSK
- a CDS encoding AAA domain-containing protein; protein product: MALTQKVKDKIFKNPPTEVQEKAIKIALNTPDIAIIQGPPGTGKTTVINAICERLYEEASTQDLKGLVLVCAHGHDATENVQGRINIGSLPTQKFGEKQGKEDDRGDHALQEFLEKEFLEKIANNAKAQIQDFSQKELIYNLEKALNQYKKAPLSTLAFLEWVGQECRFVLDLDAKLQDKWEGLKTQFSPKPHDIGQLAPIYAIRTLQESFYDDGLVRHQEFLYSPFKEVLNKKEKELLQATQPDFKELQALRQRLLERCTPKPHFSRAKCNEDVIDFANTLLDKLKSLTLTDKISQILLEYVQNLKPDINMRSFLTDYSFVFASTTGQVEKALNAKATLAFNDKEDRCCFDTVIVDEAAKILPLDLLLVMVRATKRIILVGDHRQLPPIIEDKILDKIKNGKDEEARAEIEDQIKSSTFGKLKERAKELEAIDRKERQITLDQQYRTHPSLAQLVSRVFYEPYKEGYKSPLDATHFKHPL